CGGCCTTCTGGGTTGTCGGGTCGAACTCGCCGCTGACGAGCCGCGGAACGAGACAACTGAACGCCGCGCCGACCTTGTGGGCCCCGGTCGGGAAATACTTGCCGATCAGGCCGACGATGCGGGCCTTCACGCCGGTGATCTTCGAGGGCAGCTCGAAATAATTCACGCCGCCGAACGTGCCGCTGTTCACGTCGTTGTGCCAGTTGATGCGGAACAGGTTGATCGGGTTCACGTCCCACAGGCCGACGCCGTTCAGCTTTTTCAGCACCTTCTCGGGAATCAGCTTCGGGTTCTTCATCTGGGCGTAGGTCGGGATCAGGATGTGCTTCTCATGGCATCGCTTCACGGTATTGGCAAGCACGTCCTTGCGCATCTTGAGTTCGAACTTCTTTGCGTATTTCGACATGGTGTTCTCCTCGATGTCTGGAAAGAAAGCCGGCCGGGGCTTCCCCCGGCCGGACTGGAAGCGGATTACGGGTAGATGTGCGTCCCGGCCTGGCCCTTGACGGCCCGGGCCAGGTTTTCGGGGTTCGTGATGATCGCGTGCTTGCCGCCCGCGCGCAGGAAGTTCAGGACCGCCTTGCACTTGGGAAGCATCGAGCCCGGCTTGAAGTGACCTTCCGCGATGTATTTCTCGAGTTCGAGCGCGGTGCACTTGTCGAGAGCCTTCTGGTCGGGCTTGCCGAAGTTTAGATACACCTTCTCGACGGCCGTCGAGATGATGAACGCATCGGCTTTCAGATTCTTGGCGAGCAGGCCCGATGCGTAATCCTTGTCGATGACCGCAGCAACGCCCTTGAGCATGCCTTTCTCGTCGCGAACGACCGGGATGCCACCGCCGCCGACCGCCACGACCACGAAGCCGCGGTCGGCCAACGCCTTGATCGAGTCTTCCTCCACGATTTCCTGGGGCAGGGGGGAGGCAACGACGCGCCGCCAGCCGCGGCCCGCGTCTTCCATGATGTCCCAGCCTTCCTTCTCCTTGCGCGACTTAGCCTCGGCCTCGCTGTAGAACTTGCCGATCGGCTTCGTGGGCTTGAGGAAGGAGGGGTCGTCCTTGTCGACGACGACTTGCGTGACGACCGTCACGACGTCCTTCTTGATGCCGCGCTTCTTGAACTCGTTCGCCAGCGCCATCTGGAAATTGTACCCGATCGCGCCCTGGGTGTCGGCCACGCAGGAATCGAGCGGAACCGGATGGATCTGGGAGATCGACAGATCGCTGCGCAGCAGGATGAAGCCGACCTGCGGCCCGTTGCCGTGCGTGACGACGACGTTGTACCCGGCCTCGATCATGTCGGCGATGTGAACCATCGTATTGCACGCGGCCTGATACTGATCGGGAACGCTCTGGCGCTTCTCGTCCTGAATCAGGGAATTGCCGCCGACGGCGACGACGGCCAGTTTGCTGGTCTTCGGTTGTTCGGTCATGGGTTCCTGTTTTCCTTTCGGTGTCATAGAAAGATATCTATGGCTATAAAGACGTCACTTCTTGAGCGCCAGCGGCAGCATGGCGTAGAACTCGGCGCACTTCACCACCTCGGCGAGCGGCACCTGGTCGTTGACGGTGTGCGCATGCACCTCGTTGCCGGGGCCGAAGCCGATCGACGGGATGTTCGCCTTGCCCATCCAGTAGGTGCCGTTGGTCGAGAAGACCCACTTGTCGACGACCGGTTCCTTGTCGTCGTGGCAGGCCTTGTAGGCTTCGATGCCCGCGCGGACGAGCGGATGCTTCGGATCCAGGGCCCACGGCGGATAATACTTGCTGACCGGGAAGACGAAGCCGGTATAGCTGGGCGTATCGTAGAACAGCTCTTCGACCTTGCCGTTCTTCATGCTGGGCAGCGACTCGAGCTCCTTGATCGACGACTCTTCGTTCTCGCCGAAGGTCAGGCGCCGGTCGAGGTAGATCGTGCACTCGTCGGGAACGGCGTTCAGGCTGGGAGTCTTGCACTCGATCTTCGAAACCACGACCGAGCCCTTGCCCAGGAACGGGTCGTCCTTGAACATGTGCGACATCTTGCTGATCTCGTCGATGATCGGGGTCATCTTGTAGATCGCGTTGTCGCCCCGTTCCGGAGCCGATGCGTGGCAGGTGCGCCCCTTGGTCGTCACCTTCAGCTCGACGCGGCCGCGGTGACCGCGGTAGATGCGCATGCAGGTCGGCTCGCCGATGACGACGAAATCCGGCTTGATCTTCTCGGTCTCGACCAGCGAATGCGGGGCGATGCCATCGCACTCCTCTTCCATGTTGCCGAAATAGTACAGGCTATAGCCGTCGAGCAGGTTCAGGTCCTTCAGGATCTTGAGCGCGTAGACCATGCCGGGGGTCGAGCCCTTCTCGTCGCAGGCGCCGAGCGCATACAGGATGCCGTTCTCGACCTTGCCCTTGAAGGGGTCCCATTTCCACTGGGTCGGGTCGGCGATACCGACGGTGTCGATGTGGCTGTCGAACACGATCTTGACGGGGCCGTTGCCCACGCGTCCGACCGAGTTGCCCATCTTGTCGACGAACACCTCGTCGAACCCGAGCTTCTTCATCTCGTCGTTGATGCGCTTCACGACATCGCCGATCTTCGATTCGTAGCTCGGAATCGCGCAGATGTCGCGCATGAACTGGACCATCGCCGGCTCATGCTTCTTGACTTCGGCCTGGATCTTTTCAATCATGCCCTTGTCGATCTTCATGTGGTGCTCGCTTTCCTTGTCTTGGTGTATTCAGAACCGTTCCCACAGGGAACGGGCCAGTTCGCGCGACTTTGCGCACATCTCGGCTTCCTCGCCGTCGGCCAGGAAGGTGAGTTTGCCGTCGTCGTAGATTTTTTTGCCGCGACAGATCGTCGTGTTGACCGTAGCGCTGGTGAGGCCGAACAGCATGTGGCCCAGCGTGTTGCCGGCGTTGATCGGGGTCGGAGGCAGGTAGTTCCAGATGACCATGTCGCTGGCGGCGCCTTCCTCAAGCACGCCGATCGGCGTCTTGAAGATGTTCGAGGCCAGGGCCGGGTTGTTCTGGGAATACATTTTCCATACTTCCCCGTATGCTTTGCGCGGGTCACCGGCCTGGTGCTTGTGCAGGATGT
This region of Candidatus Ozemobacteraceae bacterium genomic DNA includes:
- the arcC gene encoding carbamate kinase, which codes for MTEQPKTSKLAVVAVGGNSLIQDEKRQSVPDQYQAACNTMVHIADMIEAGYNVVVTHGNGPQVGFILLRSDLSISQIHPVPLDSCVADTQGAIGYNFQMALANEFKKRGIKKDVVTVVTQVVVDKDDPSFLKPTKPIGKFYSEAEAKSRKEKEGWDIMEDAGRGWRRVVASPLPQEIVEEDSIKALADRGFVVVAVGGGGIPVVRDEKGMLKGVAAVIDKDYASGLLAKNLKADAFIISTAVEKVYLNFGKPDQKALDKCTALELEKYIAEGHFKPGSMLPKCKAVLNFLRAGGKHAIITNPENLARAVKGQAGTHIYP
- a CDS encoding YgeY family selenium metabolism-linked hydrolase; the protein is MKIDKGMIEKIQAEVKKHEPAMVQFMRDICAIPSYESKIGDVVKRINDEMKKLGFDEVFVDKMGNSVGRVGNGPVKIVFDSHIDTVGIADPTQWKWDPFKGKVENGILYALGACDEKGSTPGMVYALKILKDLNLLDGYSLYYFGNMEEECDGIAPHSLVETEKIKPDFVVIGEPTCMRIYRGHRGRVELKVTTKGRTCHASAPERGDNAIYKMTPIIDEISKMSHMFKDDPFLGKGSVVVSKIECKTPSLNAVPDECTIYLDRRLTFGENEESSIKELESLPSMKNGKVEELFYDTPSYTGFVFPVSKYYPPWALDPKHPLVRAGIEAYKACHDDKEPVVDKWVFSTNGTYWMGKANIPSIGFGPGNEVHAHTVNDQVPLAEVVKCAEFYAMLPLALKK